A genomic region of Equus caballus isolate H_3958 breed thoroughbred chromosome 1, TB-T2T, whole genome shotgun sequence contains the following coding sequences:
- the CCNB1IP1 gene encoding E3 ubiquitin-protein ligase CCNB1IP1: protein MSLCEDMLLCNYRKCRIKLSGYAWVTACSHIFCDQHGSGEFSRSPAICPACNSTLSGKLDIVRTELSPSEEYKAMVLAGLRPEIVLDISSRALAFWTYQVHQERLYQEYNFSKAEGHLKQMEKIYTQQIQSKDVELTSMKGEVTSMKKVLEEYKKKFSDISEKLMERNRQYQKLQGLYDSLRLRNITIANQEGTLEPSIFTQSGVFGFPLGNSSKFPLDSTPVRNQGGGDGDFHFRPFFVGSPTAPEPSNSFFSFASPSRELEQQQVSSRAFKVKRI from the exons ATGTCTTTGTGTGAAGACATGCTGCTTTGTAATTATCGCAAGTGTCGCATCAAACTCTCTGGTTATGCCTGGGTCACTGCCTGCTCTCACATCTTCTGTGATCAGCATGGCAGTGGTGAGTTTAGTCGTTCACCAGCTATCTGCCCTGCCTGCAATAGTACCCTTTCTGGAAAGCTAGATATTGTCCGCACAGAACTCAGTCCATCAGAGGAATATAAAGCCATGGTATTGGCAGGACTTCGACCAGAGATTGTGTTGGACATTAGCTCCCGAGCACTGGCCTTCTGGACGTATCAG GTACATCAGGAGCGTCTCTATCAAGAATACAATTTCAGCAAGGCTGAGGGCCATCTGAAACAGATGGAGAAGATATATACTCAGCAAATACAGAGCAAGGATGTGGAATTGACATCCATGAAAGGGGAGGTCACCTCCATGAAGAAAGTGCTAGAAGAATACAAGAAAAAGTTCAGTGACATCTCTGAGAAACTTATGGAGCGAAATCGCCAGTATCAAAAGCTTCAAGGCCTCTATGATAGCCTTAGGCTACGAAACATCACCATTGCTAACCAAGAAGGTACCCTTGAACCATCCATATTCACACAATCCGGTGTTTTTGGCTTCCCTTTAG gGAACAGTTCCAAGTTTCCTTTGGACAGTACACCAGTTCGAAATCAGGGTGGTGGAGATGGAGATTTTCACTTCAGACCATTTTTTGTGGGTTCTCCCACAGCACCTGAACCCAGCAACAGCTTTTTCAGTTTTGCCTCCCCAAGTCGTGAATTAGAGCAGCAGCAAGTCTCTAGCAGGGCCtttaaagtaaaaagaatttaG